Proteins from one Rosa chinensis cultivar Old Blush chromosome 7, RchiOBHm-V2, whole genome shotgun sequence genomic window:
- the LOC112177591 gene encoding ras-related protein RABB1b — MLYDYGLKYIIIGDTGVGKSCMLLQFTNKNFQLAHDCTVGVEFGSRMVTVEGRLIKIQIWDTAGQESFRSITRTYYRGAAGALLVYDVTRRETFKHVASWIDDARQHANPNMTFMLIGNKCDLHDRRVVSKEEGEQFAKENGLLFMETSARTAQNIEDAFTKAAAKILQNIHEGVFEVSKESSGITIGYELPGLGSSGGCCSY, encoded by the coding sequence ATGTTGTACGACTACGGTTTAAAGTACATCATCATCGGCGACACAGGTGTAGGGAAATCATGCATGCTCCTGCAATTCACAAACAAGAATTTCCAGCTTGCGCATGATTGCACCGTTGGTGTCGAGTTCGGCTCTCGCATGGTCACTGTTGAAGGTCGTTTAATTAAGATTCAGATATGGGACACCGCCGGCCAAGAGTCTTTTAGATCCATCACTAGAACTTACTACAGAGGAGCAGCTGGAGCACTGCTGGTTTACGACGTAACCAGGAGGGAGACGTTTAAACATGTCGCAAGCTGGATAGATGATGCCCGGCAGCATGCAAACCCTAACATGACATTCATGCTTATCGGAAACAAGTGTGATCTTCATGATCGAAGAGTTGTCAGCAAAGAGGAAGGGGAGCAATTCGCCAAGGAGAATGGGCTTTTGTTCATGGAGACATCTGCAAGAACTGCTCAAAACATTGAGGATGCCTTCACAAAAGCAGCTGCAAAGATTCTTCAAAATATTCATGAAGGCGTTTTTGAAGTATCAAAGGAGTCATCTGGAATCACGATTGGATATGAACTCCCCGGCCTAGGTTCCTCAGGTGGATGTTGCAGCTATTAG
- the LOC112177592 gene encoding uncharacterized protein LOC112177592, producing the protein MAEPESESYTKPQKLVSSDQNHENPSKFYNHFLYKVALVVVFFVILPLFPSQAPEFINQSVVTRSWELVHLLLVGIAVSYGLFSRLNEKVEKENNTKFDNAHSYVSRILEVSSVFDDEAETSPGPDENKVQAWSSQYFRNEPVVVVAQEHSVLDEQRDSSSILGEKPLLLPVRSLKQRVPDQDNIESVNESSVNSGGALSRSNSRSGSRRFSSKSSKAKAGEIGGLDHQELEEKLKESVVLPSPIPWRSRSGRLEVKEDLVSSTPMEEAEFNRLDPRGVSRSQSSRSSRSESVSSSPKLSPSTSLLSPKKLSPAPSLSSEAQAKSVEDVGRKKSFYKTSIPPPPPPPPMFYKSSSLRPSSDEVSYEKDLRRSFTSEAKNLNRSNGEFMMGRVNSGVETKHRLSHVDGISMGKSVRTTRAGEQGYVNGKVEQSAKEVEANLVENVTRKRVGFDESSFWTEQLSHESSIPNNPKSSAFQEFSEEDEKENLFDKELMESDEETESEDDDTEGGFSPKDIGESPKSSPRPYQPVSGSASDGGPDVDKKADEFIAKFREQIRLQRIDSIKKSSAQISKNLSR; encoded by the coding sequence ATGGCAGAGCCAGAATCAGAGTCTTACACCAAACCCCAAAAGTTGGTCTCATCAGATCAAAACCATGAAAACCCAAGTAAGTTCTACAATCATTTTCTCTACAAAGTTGCTCTAGTTGTAGTTTTCTTCGTTATTCTCCCTCTTTTTCCATCACAAGCTCCTGAGTTCATAAACCAAAGTGTTGTCACCAGAAGCTGGGAGCTTGTTCATCTCCTCCTAGTTGGTATAGCCGTCTCTTATGGCTTATTTAGCAGACTAAATGAAAAAGTAGAGAAAGAAAACAACACGAAATTCGATAATGCTCATTCCTATGTGTCTAGAATTCTTGAGGTGTCCTCAGTTTTTGATGATGAGGCAGAAACCTCACCTGGACCTGATGAAAACAAGGTCCAGGCATGGAGTAGTCAGTATTTTAGGAATGAACCTGTGGTCGTTGTGGCTCAAGAACACTCTGTTCTTGATGAGCAGAGAGATAGCAGTTCAATACTTGGTGAAAAGCCATTGCTTTTGCCTGTTAGGAGCCTAAAACAACGTGTTCCTGACCAGGACAACATAGAGTCCGTTAATGAATCTAGTGTTAATTCTGGTGGTGCTCTGAGTAGGTCTAATTCTAGGTCTGGTTCAAGAAGGTTTTCGAGCAAATCGAGTAAGGCTAAAGCTGGTGAAATTGGGGGTCTAGATCATCAAGAATTGGAGGAGAAATTGAAGGAGAGTGTTGTGCTTCCTTCTCCAATTCCGTGGCGATCAAGATCAGGAAGGTTGGAAGTAAAGGAGGATCTTGTTAGTAGTACTCCAATGGAGGAAGCTGAATTTAACCGCCTAGATCCTCGGGGTGTTTCGAGGTCCCAAAGCTCTCGTTCATCTCGATCCGAGTCAGTGTCTTCATCACCAAAGCTGTCTCCTTCGACATCACTTTTGTCTCCAAAGAAGTTATCTCCTGCACCTTCATTGTCATCAGAAGCTCAAGCCAAGAGTGTTGAGGATGTGGGGAGGAAGAAGAGCTTTTACAAGACTTCTATTCCCCCACCTCCTCCGCCCCCACCGATGTTTTATAAATCATCATCATTGAGGCCAAGCAGTGATGAGGTTTCGTATGAGAAGGATTTGAGGAGAAGCTTTACTAGTGAAGCAAAGAACTTGAATAGAAGCAATGGAGAATTTATGATGGGCAGAGTTAATTCAGGGGTTGAAACAAAGCATAGGCTGAGCCATGTTGATGGCATTTCAATGGGAAAGTCTGTCAGAACAACCAGAGCTGGAGAACAAGGATATGTAAATGGGAAGGTGGAGCAAAGCGCTAAGGAAGTTGAAGCTAATTTGGTTGAGAATGTAACAAGAAAAAGGGTGGGGTTCGATGAATCTTCATTCTGGACTGAGCAATTGAGCCATGAAAGCAGCATTCCCAACAACCCCAAGTCATCAGCTTTTCAGGAATTTTCCGAGGAAGATGAGAAGGAAAATCTTTTCGATAAGGAGCTTATGGAATCGGATGAAGAAACCGAAAGCGAGGATGACGACACTGAAGGAGGTTTTTCTCCTAAAGACATTGGAGAGAGCCCAAAGTCAAGTCCAAGGCCCTATCAACCTGTTTCTGGGAGTGCAAGTGATGGAGGGCCTGATGTGGATAAGAAGGCAGATGAGTTCATAGCTAAATTCAGGGAGCAGATTCGGCTTCAGAGAATAGATTCGATCAAGAAATCGAGTGCTCAGATTAGTAAAAACTTGTCGAGGTAA